The Candidatus Melainabacteria bacterium genome includes the window GTGGGGCAATCTCCGAAATCGCTCAGCGCTCCGTCAAAGAGCTGACGCCCTGAAAATTCAATCGACTCGAGTATGCCCGGAACTGCGCAACTGGCTCTAATGGCAACGCCCAATGGAGCAGGTACATCGGAAATGCAGACCACAGCACCTTTATTGACCTGAAAGACACCATTGGCGGTGAAAAGAAACTGGTATTTACCGCTCACAGCCATCGTCCAGAAATTCGCCGGCCAGGTTGATACATGCTGCTCGACGATTGCACCGAGACCGTCTGAAGTCATGATGCCCTTGCGAATCGGCAGCCGCTCCATATTCTTCGGACGACGAGGGAACTGACTGCGAATCAGCCGATAAATCGTACCAGTCTGGCGAAAGAGCTTGCTGAAGTCATATCCGATTACCTCCTCGACGAGCACTGGAGCCGGAACTCCCCCAGCGTAGAGAGCACTGATGATCGAGCCACCACTAACGCCACCAATAGATTTCCAGTTCTTAACACCAGCAACGTCGCAAGCAAGAATCGTACCCGCACCAGCAAGGAAGGCGCGAGTGCCGCCACTGCCCAGCACCAGATGCAGATCTGAGAAGCTCGCCGCATTCGTGTCTAACGATGCATTCATGACGCCTTCCTCCAGTTTTCCCAGAAGCGTTGAAACTTGCACAACTATGTGTTCAGAAGGTGTATGTGTCCTCGCGACCGCAGATTAACAGTGAATAGATAATGCAATCTTGATTTCGGTGGCAAACAAAAGCAATTGTTTTGCACTGCCGCACCAAGAAATTATCTTTGCCAAGTAGTGCTGGTAAGGCATAATAAATAACTTCTGGACTGGCTAAGCGCACGGACCAGCCCTGACCGCTGCTTTCACACAAGCTCGCGCGAGCCCCTCGCATGGCCAGAACTCAATTCGGCTCTAGCTTTACTCGATAACGTGGTATGGGATAATATGCAGTTTTGGTCTGGCACTGTATCCGGTAAATAAAATGCTCGCACTCATTGATTTAGAAGCTTTTGAAGGAAAACATCTGGGTTATCTGGAGATCGCTGAATCGATAATCGAAGCCATAAAGTCAGGGCGATTGTCCGTCAATTCGACTTTGCCCACCAGCCGCTCCCTGGCCGAGAGCCTGGGAGTTTCACGAGACACCGTTGTACGGTGCTATGACCACCTTAAAAGCCTCGGGTGGATAGAAAGCCATGGGCGCAAAGGAATGTTCGTTTCAAGCACCGCCAAGGTGCCTGTGAAAGAGAGACTTGAGAAGTCGCTGAACAAAAATCGACTATCTGATTATGCAAGGGGGTTGCTGGACGAAAGCGGTGAAGACATCGGAACCCAGGTCGACAGTTACGAACCGATCCGATTCGGAGTTGTTCCAAAAACGTATAGACCAACGGCAAGATGGAAGAAAGCCCTACAGAATTTCGCGGCACCCTCAATGATTGGTGAACGCGGCTATGTTGCCAACGTTCTTGGACGTCCTGAGTTACGCACTCAATTTTCCTCATACATTTGCTCCAATCGCGGTGCGCTGTGTTCACCAGAAGACGTAGTCATTTTCAACGGTTCTTTCAGCGCACTTTCTTTGATTTTTCGCATCTTCCTCGACCCGGGCGACTCCATCGCCATTGAAGATCCCGGATTTGGTGGTCCGGCGAGCACGGCTGCCTACCTCGGGCTAAATGTCGTGCCAATTCCCATTGACAGCGATGGACTCTCGGTAGAGAGGCTGGCGAATTGCCAGGAGAGAATCAAACTTGTCTACGTCACACCGAATCACCATGAACCATCAGGCATAACGATGACATTGACGAGGAGGAAGCAGCTGCTTGCCTGGGCGCAGAAGAACGACGCTTTGATTATCGAGGATGAACATGATGGAATGTTCCATTACGGCAAGATGATGCCACCATCATTGAAGTCAATGGACACGCAGGATAACGTCATCTATCTGACTAGTTTCTGGCAAATTCTCTACCCTCTAACATCTCTTTGTCTGACTGTTGTGCCTTCATCGTTATGCGAGGTTCTGAACATCGCCAAAATACGCACCGCCAATCTAGCCGAAAACCAACCGCAATTAGCACTCTCCGAGTTACTAGAAACAGGCTACCTGCAAAGGCACATAAGCAAACTACAGCATGACTTCGGCCCGCGGCGAAGAGCTCTGATTTACGAACTGAAGCGGGCATTCGGCGCGCGGGCGCAAGTACCGCTGCATACAGGTGGGCTCAAGGTGATGGTGCAATTTTGCGATTATTCAGACGAGGCAATTCTGAACGCAGCGAACCGGGCCAATCTAGCTTTAGCCTCCACAGCACCGTTTTATCAAAACGCAAAACGCAACGAGGGTGAATGCGTTATCTACTTCCCAGATCTTGAAGAGTCGTCTACGCGCAAAAAGATCGATGTCTTTAAACAACATTTGAATGGCTGACCGGCAGCGAATCGGCGCGCGCCTCAGTGCGCAAAAAAATCACTTCGAAACTTTCTCGTCATGCTCGCCTTTACCGCTTGTGCGGAAGCCCACGTTGCCAAAAATCTCAACGAACTGGTCTTTCTTATTAGCCGAATAGGTCACTTGAATGACGTCAGTCACGCGCTTGTAGCCTCTGGGAGCTTCGAATTTCAGCCTGTCGAAAGGCAGCTGACGGCACGAATTGGTCTGCAATTTGACAGACAGCCCTGATCTCAAATCGTTGCCGACATCAAGACCGATCACCTCCGTTTTTAGCCGGCGACCACTTCCTTTATCGGAGCATCGGTAAAGCGGAACCCCGTTCATGTTCGGCAAATAGTAAAGTCGAGACAGAAACTCTGACACCTTCGGTGAGGCAGGAATATCTCTGGCAGTGTAGAGCACATTCTTCGCAGCTTGCCGGGTCGAATATTTCGCGCAGTGCAACCCGTTATACTCACCATTTCCAACAAAATCTAAGTTAGCGAGCGCCGATGGTTTTGCCACAGCGAAAGGATTAGCCATCACAACGCCGCTAAACTGGCTCATAGCGCCTACCCACTCGATCCTTTCTTTATCTC containing:
- a CDS encoding PLP-dependent aminotransferase family protein; protein product: MLALIDLEAFEGKHLGYLEIAESIIEAIKSGRLSVNSTLPTSRSLAESLGVSRDTVVRCYDHLKSLGWIESHGRKGMFVSSTAKVPVKERLEKSLNKNRLSDYARGLLDESGEDIGTQVDSYEPIRFGVVPKTYRPTARWKKALQNFAAPSMIGERGYVANVLGRPELRTQFSSYICSNRGALCSPEDVVIFNGSFSALSLIFRIFLDPGDSIAIEDPGFGGPASTAAYLGLNVVPIPIDSDGLSVERLANCQERIKLVYVTPNHHEPSGITMTLTRRKQLLAWAQKNDALIIEDEHDGMFHYGKMMPPSLKSMDTQDNVIYLTSFWQILYPLTSLCLTVVPSSLCEVLNIAKIRTANLAENQPQLALSELLETGYLQRHISKLQHDFGPRRRALIYELKRAFGARAQVPLHTGGLKVMVQFCDYSDEAILNAANRANLALASTAPFYQNAKRNEGECVIYFPDLEESSTRKKIDVFKQHLNG